DNA sequence from the Thalassotalea sp. 273M-4 genome:
TTGAATAGTCAAATGCCCTTCAGGTGCCGAGGCATATTTCCACCTATCTCTATAAAAGGTCATTGTATAGGCTAAAGGCGCATTAGCATCTGCTGCAATTACCGGATTCGACACAATCAAAAGTTGTCGTTCGTTTAACTCAAAATGTTGATGAAATTCATAAATTTCAGAATCTTGAACTTTTTTAGGAAGTGGCCCCCTTCTAATAGGGTCGTCAAAATAAGACTTATCAGGGTCCAACTCTAAGGCTTTGCCCTCATCGTATTTTCCACATTCGAATTCACTAAAGATTGGTGAAGAAAGAGCATTAAAGCTCATTAAAAATATAGTAAGCGCCAATTTTTTCATTATTTAACCATACGTACTAGGAGTGCCTTAACGGCTGCTTATCGCTCAAAGCCGCCGTTGGGCAGCTTTAAAAATTGTAAATACACAATACATGATGTTATTGTTTAAAAACAAGTTTTTGATGGTCGTGACGGGCCGTTATGAGCGAAGAGCAGAAGTTTTATTAGGCTATGTAAATGAATAAAAATATACATCAAGATTATACGTTTTATAGTTACAAAGATTTAAATGAAACTCTCAATACTATAGATAAAGAGAAGTATCTAGATAATTACATCGCCCTTATTTCCGAGTTGAATAATCGAGACTTAACCATATACAACGGAGATGTAAGCAAAGAACATATCCCATTCATAGAATCCTTTTATTTATCCCTTTCTTCTGAAAATTATCAATATTCACCTCTTGAGTCGTGGAGTGTTGAAGAGTTAGAAAAAGCGCTTAAGTTTGATTTTATCTCTGAAAGTGATTCCGCTTATCAAATTAATTATATTATTCAATATCTTTCTAAAAAATGTAGAAACCGATTGATGGGTAAAGATTTTGAAAAATTACTTACAAAAGAAAAGGAAGCAAAAGAAAGTCGCAAATATGTTTTAATTTTTTGGCCTTTGGCTATTTTATTTGCCTTATTTTTCGGCATGTTCCCGACGAATAGCGGATTGATATATTTGGACGAAGACCCTGGATTTTTCATGATTATATTGATTGTTTTTTGTGGTGTCGGTTTTTACATCTACCAAAAAAGAGAATAATGAGGGAACTAAAAATATACAAAAGAATAGGTTTTAGTTTGATAGTTAAATATTGGTTCATCAATGACTGTTGATGGCACAACTCGGCCGTACAGTTCACCTCGAAACTGGTAAAGATCCCACCCAAAAACATTGTGGGATGACGTGCACTGTTTTCGATAGTGTGCGTGCTTCTTTGGTGCTATTTTTCTAATTATGTGAATGGCTCTGAATGGCACAAAAGCGATATTCGAGTCACTTCGAAACTAGAAGAGATCCCATCCAAAACCATGATGGGATGACGGCTTAATTTTTTTGATTTAGTTAATGACTTTGAATGGCACAAAAGCGACATTCGAGTCACTTCGAAACTTGAGGAGATTGCATCCAAAAACATGATGCAATGACGGTGCTCTATTTCTGAAAATGTGACTGACTCAGAATGGCACTTTTCGGCAGCTCAAGCCACATCGAAACTGAAGGAGGTTCCATCTAAAAACATGATGGAATGACGATGTTCTTTTTCTGATATTGTGACTGATTCAGAATGGCACAACTCGGACGAATAGTTCACATCGAAACTGAAGGCGATTCCATCTAAAACCATGATGGGATGACGGCTTTATTTTTCTGATTTAGTTAATGACTCTGGGTGGCACAATATAGTCATGGCCGCCAACGATTCAGATCCCGAATTTGTTAACCCCTAACCTGATTTAATTAACTTTTCCTATGTTATTCGCGTACTGGAAAGGATTTAAAAGACAATAAATACAATAGGTTGAATTAAAATGGAAATAAAAAACGGGATCAAATAGATCCCGTTTTTTATCAGACCATGCCTTTTGGCCCTTTTTTATTATCGCAAAGCTTTAAGCGGTAATGCGTTTGTACTTAATTCTGTGAGGTTCAACGGCCGCTGGACCAAGAGTTTTCTTCAACCATTCTTCGTATTCGGTAAAGTTACCTTCAAAGAAGTTGACCTGACCTTCGTCGCGATAATCAATAATGTGGGTCGCAATGCGGTCAAGGAACCAACGGTCATGGGAAATAACCATGGCACAACCAGGGAACTCTAACAGTGCTTCTTCAAGTGCACGTAGGGTTTCAACGTCTAGGTCGTTAGTCGGCTCATCCAGAAGCAACAAGTTACCACCGGTTTTTACCAGTTTTGCTAAATGTACCCGGTTACGCTCACCACCAGATAAATCGCCAATAAACTTTTGTTGATCATTGCCTTTAAAATTAAAACGACTGACATACGCTCGCGCCGGGATTTCATAATTGCCAATTCGAATGATATCGGCACCTTCAGAAATTTCTTGATAAACCGTATTGGTATCAACCATGTCGTCACGGAACTGATCAACACTGGCAAGTTTAACCGTATCGCCTAAGCTCACTTCACCTGAGTCTGGTGATTCAGCACCCGATAACATTTTGAATAAAGTTGATTTACCCGCACCGTTTGGACCAATGATCCCAACAATCGCACCTTTTGGAATGCTAAAGCTTAAATCATCAATTAACACACGGTTGTTGTAAGATTTTTTAAGGTGGCTAACATCCAATACTTTATCACCAAGACGCGGTCCCGGAGGGATGTAAAGCTCGTTGGTTTCGTTACGTTTTTGGTTTTCTTGGCTTTGCAATTCTTCAAAGCGAGCCATCCTAGCTTTTGATTTCGCTTGACGGCCTTTTGGATTTTGACGAACCCACTCAAGCTCTTGTTTAATGGTTTTGGCAAGCGCATTCTCTTGGCGTTTTTCTTGCGCTAAACGCGCATCTTTTTGTTCTAACCAAGAAGAGTAGTTGCCTTCATAAGGAATACCCTCACCGCGGTCAAGCTCTAAAATCCAACCCGCAACGTTATCAAGGAAGTAACGGTCATGGGTAATGGCCACTACGGTACCAGGGTAGTCATGTAAGAAACGCTCTAGCCATGCGACCGACTCGGCATCTAAGTGGTTGGTTGGCTCGTCAAGCAATAACATATCTGGTTTTTCAAGCAACAAACGGCACAAGGCGACACGGCGTCGCTCACCACCTGAAAGTACGGCTATTTTTTGATCCCACTCTGGTAAGCGCAGGGCATCGGCTGCTCTTTCAAGGACGTTATCAATGTTGTGACCATCTTGAGAAGCTATAATCGCTTCCAACTCGCCTTGCTCTTTCGCTAGGGCGTCAAAGTCGGCATCTTCTTCGGCGTACTCCATGTACACTTGGTCTAATCGCGCCAGCGCGTTTTTCACTTCGCTTACGGCTTCTTCAACTACTTCCCGCACACTTGCTTGCTCATCAAGTTGTGGCTCTTGTGGTAAGTAGCCTACCTTGGTACCCGAAAGCAGCTTTGCGTCACCTTCAAATTCTTTATCAACCCCTGCCATAATACGCAACAGGGTTGATTTACCAGCACCATTTAGACCTAAAACACCAATTTTGGCGCCAGGGAAGAAAGAAAGAGAAATATCTTTAAGAATGGTTTTTTTCGGTGGCACCACTTTACTGACGCGGTGCATTGAATAAATAAATTTATCAGGCAATGCCATGCTAAATCCTTATTAGTATTGAGTAATTGCTAGCTATTGTAGTTAGTGTATGGCACATGAGTCAATCAGCAGTGCAGGCGGAGTGGGATTTTTCCTTTTGGCCATAATTTATCGAGCTTCGATTTAGGTTCAAAACTGCATCCTTAGTCTATGAAAAAAATAACTTTTTTAAGTTTTATATATACAACTGTTTACTTGCTATAGGGCGTTAATGGGATTAGGCTGATGATAGAGCCAGTCAATTAAGGATAAAAAGAATGAGACTTGATCTGAAGATGTTTAGACAAATACTGAGCAGTTATTTGCTTATGCTTTTGATCGCGGGCTGTACGACGACAGCAAAAAGTGAAGAGAGCAGCTGGAATAAAACCGTAAAGCGCGTTTCCAGTGGTATTGTCAGCATTCAATCGGATGTGCCGGTAAGTTTTGATGGAAATTGGAATCGCAGCAGTTATGCGACTGGGTTTGTGGTAGATGCGAAACGCGGGATCATCTTGACCAATCGTCACGTAGTAACGCCAGGTCCAATTACAGCTAAAGCGATCACGGTGAATAACGAAGAAGTCGACTTAACCCCTCTATATATTGATCCGGTGCACGACTTTGGCTTTTTCTCGTACGATCCTTCTCAAGTGAAACACCTTGATGTGCATGAGTTTAAATTAAATCCCGCCAGTACCCATGTGGGCCAAGATATTCGAATTATTGGTAATGATGCAGGCCAAAAATTGTCAATTTTAGACGGTACTATTTCACGATTAGACCGCGATGCTCCTGAATATGGTAAAGGTAAATATAACGATTTTAATACCTATTATATTCAGGCCGCGACTTCATCAACTGGCGGTTCATCGGGCTCCCCCGTGATTAACATCAAAGGTGAAGCGGTAGCGTTAAATGCCGGGAGCCAAACCAAGTCTGCCAATGCGTTTTTCTTACCCTTGCATTTTGTCCAAGAAGCACTCAATAAACTGCAGCAAAGCAAAGACATTGCTCGTGGAAGTATTCAAACAACCTTTAAATCTACCCCTTATGCCGAGCTTAAACGCTTAGGGTTAACGGACCAACTTGAAACAGAGTATCGTAATAAATATCAAAATCTTAAAGGTTTATTGGTTATTGAATCGATAATACCACAATCAAGCGCCGCCGATGTGTTGGCTATAGGTGATATTTTATTGAGTATTAACCAACAATCAGTGGTGGACTTTATTGCTCTAGAAACTCAATTAAATGCCCATGTAAATCAAAGCATTGAGGCAGAGATCTTACGAGCAGGACAGTCGTTGACGGTTCGTTTAACGGTAAATGATTTACAACAGCTAAGTCCTGCAGCGTATTTAGAATTTGATGGCAGTATTTATCATACTCTATCGTATCAACAAGCTCGTCACTTTAATAAGCCAGTGCAAGGGGTATACGTCGCTTTTGCTGGCGCGGCTTTACAACGAGCTGGCATTAACAATCACAATGTCCTTACTTCCATTAATGGCGTCGCCATTGAAAATATTAACGATTACGTTAAGGTTCTAAACGCTACCCCTGATGGCACCAAGGTACATGTACGATATGTGACTTTACAAAACCCAACCAAGTCTAACTATGGCTTAATGGAGGTTAATCGTAATTGGTTTGTGCAAAAATTTTGTCAACAAAATCAAAAGTTAGGTTATTGGCCATGTCAACCGTTGCCAAGCCCAGAACCAGTAAAGCAGACAGTAACAGCAAAGCTACAAAACGTGGTTAATAAGCAAATAGACGATCCTTTTACCCAAATTACCAAAGCATTAGTGCGGGTGAATTATACCTCGCCATATTCCATTCAAGGGCGAAGCAACAATCGAATGGGTTATGGTACTGGTGTTATTGTTGACGCCGAGAAAGGTCTGGTGGTTGTAGATAAAACCATCGTTGTGAGTATGTTAGGTGACGTCAAATTGGTTTTTGATAACCAGTTGGAAATCACCGGCAAAGTCGAGTATGTCCACCCAATTCATAATTTGGCGTTAATTTCATACCCTGTTCACGAGTTAGGTAATGAGATTGAAGTCAGTGAAGTGACCTTTACTAATAAGCGCTTAACCAAAGAAGATGAAGTACTGCAAATTGGCATTAACTTTGAGGGTGAAATTGAGTATCGCAGAACCAGCGTCGATACAATTCAAGAGTTGTGGTTACAAGATTACAATGTTCCTCAATATTTGCAAACCAATATGGAAGGAATTCATTTGGTTAATGCGAATAACAGTATTGATGGCATATTGGTCAATAGTAACAACGAAGTAGCGGCATTATGGGCCAGTTTTGAACAAAGTGAAAGCAATGGTAAGGGCGTCAGTTCGTTTTTAGCCGGCATTCATGGTGAATATGTAAATGAGTTAATAGCCCTAGCCAAAGGCGAACACGAGCTCTATTCACTTGAGGTTGGTCTTACTCAAATCCCGCCAGTGTATGCACTACAACAAGGGGTGCCTAAAGCATGGATAGACAAAGTTCAACAAGCCTCAACAGGCAATAAAAAACTGTTGGCCATTTACAATGTATTCGCCGACTCAGACAGTGACAATATCTTTCAACGCGGCGATGTTTTATTGGCCATCAACGACGTTGCCGTCTCAACATTTCGGCAAGTTGAGCGCCTTACTCAGATACCTGAAGTTGAGGTGACCTATGCTCGAGAAGGTAAGCTTTATACCAATAAGGTGAAAACCTCGAAACTAATGGGCCAAGATATCGAACAAGTATTTTTTTGGTCAGGTTTATACCTACATGCCCCACATCGAGGTGCACAGCGACGCGGTATGAGTAAAGAGGGGGTCTATGTCGCCAGTTATAACTTTGGCTCACCAGCGACTCGTTACAGTGTTTTTGCAATGCGCAGGATCACTGAAATTGATGGCCAACCGATTCAAAGTACCCGCGATTTAGTGAATGCGGTTAAAGGCAAAGAACATGGTGAATCGGTGTTACTGAAAACGCTCGACTTTAACAACAACACCAGTGTGATTGCTTTGCGAGTGGACAACCATTATTGGCCATTTTATGAAGTGAAGTATCAAGATGGTCAATGGCAAACCATTGATCATTCATCTACGCCATAAACCTTAATCTTTAATAAAAGAAACAGAGCGATTTACGCTCTGTTTCTTTTACGTCCTTATTTTTCTTATTGTTTTTAGTGGGCAGTCTGTTTATCAGCCTTATTTTGGCCAAGATATAAGCGATCTGCTAGGTTCGCTAAATATCCATTGAGCTTTCATTTTAGACCGATATAATGATTTGATTAGTAAGGATTATTAGCCACTATATTGGTGTTAAAAACAAACTATTTCGATTCTTTAGCGACATTTTTGCAACCAAAAAAAATGGCCTTAAATATTGCTAAATGGATTGTTTGTCAGGCCTGATATATTCGCCTGATGTGGCTTTAACCGTAAAACCAACAAGATACAGTAAACGTTTTAACATCAGCTAAAGCTTTGAACAAATGAACTGTTTTGGTTTATTGATTAAAATGCGTGCTGATGCTCGCCAAGGAAGTGTAGATGAACAAAGTGTTACCCCAAATTATAATCGCAGCAACCTGCTTTTTTTACTTCTTTAGTGCCCCGTCCTACAGCCGTGATATCAAAACACAATTAACCCAAATCTACGCTATGACGGATAAACAGCAAGCCATTACGTCATTACTAACGCTTCGAGATTCAAAGGCATTATCTGTTATGCAAGAACTTGAAGTTCTGCATCAAGTAGCAAAAAATTACCAAGTGTTAGGGCAACTCAACCTAGCGCTAAGCATCGCTGAGCAAGCGCGGTTATTAGCCAATAAAGAGCGCCTAGCGGAACAGGAAGCCGAAACATACAAGCTTATCGGTGTGCTTAACTATTTTAATGGTGATATCGATGCGTCGTTAGTCGCATATAAAAAGTCTTTGTCGTATTTTCAAACCGTAGATGAGCCGATAAAACAGGCAAATCTATTAAACAACATAGGCTTGAGTTATGGTCGGCAGAATAAATACAGCGATGCCTTAACCGCCTTTGAAATAGCTGAGCCCTTGTATCAACAATACGGTAGTGTCCAAGATGTTCTCGACATTGCCTTTAATATTGCCGGTTTGTATTTGATTCTAAAACGAATGGATGTGGCTATTCCTAAGTTATTAGAGGTGGCAAGAAAACGAGAACAGATTGAAGATAGAGCCAGATTAGCCCTAGTTTACTCTGATTTGGGAATTGCCTATAAATATTCGCATCAGTTTGACTTAGCAGAAAAATATAACCTACAAGCATATGAGTACTACGTTGCTGAAAAAGATGACTACAATATCGCCCTCAGCTTAAACAACTTATCTGGACTTTACAATGAAATTGGCGATGCTGAAAAAGCCGTAGAATATGGGCTGTTAGGGGTTGAGTATGGTATGAAGATAGATAATAGAGCAGCCCTTTCTGGCAGTCTTCATGATTTAGCTAAAGGACTGATTCGCCTAGGCAAAGTCAGTGATGCCATCGAGTATGTTGAACGCTCTGATGCCTTAGCGAAAGAGCAAGAAAATCAAATTTTGCAAGCCAATAATGCCAGCCTATTTGCTCTTATCTATGCCCATCAAGGGCGTTATAATGAAGCCGTTAATGCCTT
Encoded proteins:
- the ettA gene encoding energy-dependent translational throttle protein EttA — its product is MALPDKFIYSMHRVSKVVPPKKTILKDISLSFFPGAKIGVLGLNGAGKSTLLRIMAGVDKEFEGDAKLLSGTKVGYLPQEPQLDEQASVREVVEEAVSEVKNALARLDQVYMEYAEEDADFDALAKEQGELEAIIASQDGHNIDNVLERAADALRLPEWDQKIAVLSGGERRRVALCRLLLEKPDMLLLDEPTNHLDAESVAWLERFLHDYPGTVVAITHDRYFLDNVAGWILELDRGEGIPYEGNYSSWLEQKDARLAQEKRQENALAKTIKQELEWVRQNPKGRQAKSKARMARFEELQSQENQKRNETNELYIPPGPRLGDKVLDVSHLKKSYNNRVLIDDLSFSIPKGAIVGIIGPNGAGKSTLFKMLSGAESPDSGEVSLGDTVKLASVDQFRDDMVDTNTVYQEISEGADIIRIGNYEIPARAYVSRFNFKGNDQQKFIGDLSGGERNRVHLAKLVKTGGNLLLLDEPTNDLDVETLRALEEALLEFPGCAMVISHDRWFLDRIATHIIDYRDEGQVNFFEGNFTEYEEWLKKTLGPAAVEPHRIKYKRITA
- a CDS encoding trypsin-like peptidase domain-containing protein, which translates into the protein MRLDLKMFRQILSSYLLMLLIAGCTTTAKSEESSWNKTVKRVSSGIVSIQSDVPVSFDGNWNRSSYATGFVVDAKRGIILTNRHVVTPGPITAKAITVNNEEVDLTPLYIDPVHDFGFFSYDPSQVKHLDVHEFKLNPASTHVGQDIRIIGNDAGQKLSILDGTISRLDRDAPEYGKGKYNDFNTYYIQAATSSTGGSSGSPVINIKGEAVALNAGSQTKSANAFFLPLHFVQEALNKLQQSKDIARGSIQTTFKSTPYAELKRLGLTDQLETEYRNKYQNLKGLLVIESIIPQSSAADVLAIGDILLSINQQSVVDFIALETQLNAHVNQSIEAEILRAGQSLTVRLTVNDLQQLSPAAYLEFDGSIYHTLSYQQARHFNKPVQGVYVAFAGAALQRAGINNHNVLTSINGVAIENINDYVKVLNATPDGTKVHVRYVTLQNPTKSNYGLMEVNRNWFVQKFCQQNQKLGYWPCQPLPSPEPVKQTVTAKLQNVVNKQIDDPFTQITKALVRVNYTSPYSIQGRSNNRMGYGTGVIVDAEKGLVVVDKTIVVSMLGDVKLVFDNQLEITGKVEYVHPIHNLALISYPVHELGNEIEVSEVTFTNKRLTKEDEVLQIGINFEGEIEYRRTSVDTIQELWLQDYNVPQYLQTNMEGIHLVNANNSIDGILVNSNNEVAALWASFEQSESNGKGVSSFLAGIHGEYVNELIALAKGEHELYSLEVGLTQIPPVYALQQGVPKAWIDKVQQASTGNKKLLAIYNVFADSDSDNIFQRGDVLLAINDVAVSTFRQVERLTQIPEVEVTYAREGKLYTNKVKTSKLMGQDIEQVFFWSGLYLHAPHRGAQRRGMSKEGVYVASYNFGSPATRYSVFAMRRITEIDGQPIQSTRDLVNAVKGKEHGESVLLKTLDFNNNTSVIALRVDNHYWPFYEVKYQDGQWQTIDHSSTP